TTCTCTCCTTCCTGCAGGAGCGTCCTGCTTCGGATACGCTTAGAACGACGCGGACGGAATGTCTGTGCCGTTCGGGACGAAGGGTCGCGCCGGGGTGCAACCCGATTCGGGGAGCCGGAGGCAGGCGCCGCCGGCCTTTGGCGTTTCGGCGATTGTTTTGATCGGCGAGTCTCGCTTTGAAATTTGCGAACGGTCCCAGCGTAGGCCTTTCGCGGCGTTTTGTCAACGCTTGGCCCGCCAGGCACAGGCAAAAAACGATCGTTTGACAACGGGCGCCGGACCGCGTATAGTGCATCATCTTCTTCAGTATACGGCCTTCTGATGAGGAGCATGCGATCGCGAAGGCCGGATTCGGTCTCTCCTTGCGAAAAGAAACCTAACGGACACCGACCAGAGCTCGGTTTCCTCGCGAAACTCCTGTTCTGCTCCAATTAGCTTCTAGTCTCAGGGTACAGACGCCTTAATTCTCTCTTTCAAGGAGGAGAACATGAGTAACAAATTGTACGTCGGCGGTTTGCCGTACTCGGTAACGAGCGACCAGCTGCAGGAAATCTTCGCCAGCCACGGGACGGTGGAATCCGCCGCGGTGATCGCGGACAAGTTCACCGGCCAGTCTCGCGGCTTCGGCTTTGTCGAGATGAGCAGCGGCGCGGAGGCGCAAAGCGCCATCCAGGCGCTCAACGGAACGGAGCTCGAGGGACGCACGCTGACGGTCAACGAAGCGAAACCGCTGGTCCGGCGGGATGCCGGCCGCGACGGCCGGACCCACGGAAACCGCAGCGGGCGCAACCGCTGGTAGTCTCCTAAAAGCAGCAAAAAGGGGCAACGGGTCGGTTTGCCCCTTTTCCGTCGGGATTGCGCCTGGTCCTTCCGCGGCGCGTCGGATCCCCAGTTCTGGCCAGTCATGGGAACCGATATTCGGATCGGCACCTGCGGATACGCCTATCCCGGCCCGCCTCCGAAGGGCTGGTTCGGCGCGTTTTATCCCGAAGGAATGCCGAGCCGCTGGGACCCTCTCGAATACTACGCGCGGATCTTCACGACCGTCGAGATCAACTCGAGCTTTTACGGGCCGCCTTCTGAGCGGACCGCCGCCGCCTGGGCGAGCAAGACCCCGCGCGATTTCCTTTTCACCCTGAAGCTCTGGCAGAAGTTCACGCACCCTTCGAGAATCGGGCACGGTTCGTCCGCCGGGTCCTGGGAGCCGGTCGGTCCGGCGGATGTCGACAAGATGCGCGCCGCCCTTGACCCCCTGCAGGACGCCGGCAAGCTCGGCGCGCTGGTTCTGCAATATCCTCCGAGCTTCGACCGGGCGCCGCAGAACCTGGAGCGCCTGGAGTCCACGCTCTCGCTGTTTCCATACTGTCCCAAGGCGATCGAGCTGCGCCACAAGAGCTGGAGCGACGAGCTGGAGAAGACCCGCGAGATCGTCGAGCGCCATCGCGCGGCCTGGATCGTAATCGACGAACCGAAGTTCGCCGCTTCGATCCGCCAGCCCTTCGAGCCGGTCGGTTCGTTGTTTTATTTTCGCGCCCACGGCCGCAACGCCAGGACATGGTGGCGCCACTCGGAAAGCTGGGAGCGCTACGACTACTGCTACTCGCGCGCCGAGATCCGCCAGCTCGCGGCGAAGATCGCAAACGCCTCGTCGCGCCCGGGCCTGCGCGCGTCCTTCGTGTTCTTCAACAACCACGCGCGCGCCAGCGCGGCGGCCAACGCCGTCATGATGGCGCAGGAGCTGGGCGTGCCGCTGAGGGCCATGCCTCCCGAGGCGATGCTCGCGCAATTCCCCGAGCTGATACCCGGCGGGAGCGGCGTTGACTTGGCCGGACGCCGCCGTTAGAATCCGCGACGTGCTCCGCGAGGCGGAGCCGACGCGCAAGGAGCCGCTATGATTCTCTCACGAAACGCCGACGTGCGGGCTTTGACGGTCAAGACGATCGAAGGAAAGCCGATGCGAGGCGAGCTGCTCGTCAAGCCCCTGATCAAAGGCGACGAGATGACGCTTCTCGAAATCCACTACGAGCCCGGCGTCGGCGCCCCGCTTCACGTTCACTCCCACGAGTCGCTCGCCTATGTGGTCAAGGGCAAGGTCAAGATGACCGTGGGCCAGGAAGAATACATTCTGGGCCCGGGGGACGTCTGCCGCCATCCGCAGGGCGTGCCCCACGCAGTCGAGGGGCTGGAGAACTCGATCGTCGTCGAGATCAAGTCTCCGGCGCCCGAGATCGCGAGCTTCCTGGGCACTTGAGATCGACTTCGGCTCGCCGCGGGCCGACGAGGAGTCGCGCATGGCCGGACAGGCAAAGTACATCATGATCGCAAGCATGGACGTGGACCCCGATTACGAGGCGCTGTTCAACGAGGTGTACGACCGGGAGCACGTTCCCTATTTGAGCCAGGTCCCGGGAGTTGTTTCGATCAAGCGCTACCGCCGCGAAGAGCTGACGATGAACATCGGCGGGGAGCGCAAGACGATCCGACTGGAAAACGAGCCGAAATATACGGCGATTTACGAGCTCGAAAGCCCCGAGGTCCTGACCAGCAAGGCCTGGGACGAAGCGGTCGAGAAGGGACGCTGGCCGTCGCAGGTGCGGCCGCATACCAGGAACCGCCGGCACGTGCTGCTCAAGCTCATGGACTGACCTTCGCGCCGCGTTCCAGCGCTCTTTCGATCTCCCCGCCGATCCTGTCCCCCTCTTCCCCGCGGACGTTCTTTTCGTAGAGCGGGAAAAGCTGGCGTTCTTCCGCGCGGATGTGCCGCTCGAGGAGGTCTCCGAGGTCGAACAGGCGCCTGGCCGCGTCGCCGGTTTCCTCGAGCGCCTCGAAGGCGGCGGCGAGTCGCCGGTGCTCCGCGACGAGCCGGTCGATCAGGGCTCCGCTGTCGGCCGCCCGCGCGCGCAGCCAGGGGAACAAAACCTTCTCCTCGGCGCAGAAATGAGGGACGAGATTGCGCTCGTAGAACTCGCGCGCCTCCCGCACCCGCTGCCGCACCCCTTCGGCTCCCGCCGGGCGGATCTGTCCGAGCGCCTGCTTGCGGCAGCGAAGCGCCAGCGCCAGACCGTGGTGGTGGTCGTGCGAGAGCGGTATCAGGCTCGGATGACGCATGACGCCACAGGGGCCGGTCAAATGACCCGCTTGGCCCGAAGGTCCGCGACCGCGGCGTCGTCGTAGCCGTGCGCTTTGAGGACTTCTTCGGTGTGCTCGCCCAGGACGGGCGGCGGCCGGTCGATACGCGGCGGCGTGCGGCTGAGGTCGACCGCGCTGCCAACCATTTTTACCCTGCCCATCCGCGGGTGCTCGACTTCCACGGGAAAGCCGTACTCCCGCACCTGGGGATCGGCGAAGACCTCGTCCAGCGTGTTGAGCGGGGCCGCGGGAACGTCCGCGGCCTGGAGCTTCTGCAGCCAGTCCTCCCGGCGGCCACCGCGAAAGATCTCCTGTAGCATCTCCGACAACGCGTCGTGGTTTTCGATACGGCCCTTGCGATCGCGAAAACGGGGATCGTCGGCCCACTCCGGCCTGCCGGCCACCTGAAACATGGCGCGCCAGAACTTGTCCGGCGAGGACATGTGGAGGACGAACGGCCGCCCTTCGGAGTCGACAAACGCGAAGACTCCGGCGGTCCTGGTCCGGTGAGCGCGTCGCGGCACGTGTCCGGTCTCGAAATAGCGCGCGGCGTTTTCGCCGACGAACGAGATCGAAGCGCGCAGCAACGACGTCTCCACCCGCTGTCCTTTGCCGGTCGCCATTCGATGCACCAGGGCGGCGAGGATCCCGTAACAGGCGTAGATCCCGGTGAGGTGATCGGAAAACGAGATCCCCATACCCTGAGGCCTGTCCGGATCCGTGAGCAGGCTGAGGAGCCCGCTTCGCGCCTGACCGATCGTGTCGTAGCCGGGCAGGTCCCGGTACGGCCCCTTTTGCCCGAACCCGGAAATCGAGCAATAGATGATCTCGGGATTGACCTCGCGCACGTGGTCGTAACCGAGGCCGCGCTTGTCCATGGTTCCGGGGCGGAAATTCTCGATGAGGACGTCCGCGCGCGCCGCGAGCTGGAGCGCCACCGCACGGGCCTCATCCCGCCGGAGGTCGAGCGTGACGCTCTTCTTGTTGCGGTTGAGGCTGCAAAACGTCGCGGAGTAGTTGCGATCGCCCCACCCCCGGAACGGGTCGCCGCGCTCGGGTTCCTCGATCTTGATCACCTCCGCGCCCATGTCGGCCAACAGCTGGCCGGCAAAAGGCCCCGTTACGTAGCTTGCCATCTCGATGATCCGTATCCCGGCGAGCGCTCCGCTCATACGATGCTCCACACAAGTAAGGTGGGGTCCGTGGCTGCCGGCTGGCGCGTCCCGTTCGAAGAAGAGCCGACCCGGAACCCAAGGCCGCGGACCCGAATCATCAGTGAGTCCGTAAGAGGCTCGCCCAAGCGGTCCCGTTTCGATGCCTGGGCGCCAACGAGCTCACAAATAGCTCTTAGCTAGCCGCGCCCGGCGTCCGAAGTCAAGGATGGGTGTCGCCGCCGGAGCCGCGGTCCGGCGCAAGGCGATCTTCGAGACCCAGGCGCCGGCCGACGAAGGCGGCCGCCGGAGGCAGGACGACCGCGAGCAGCCCGAGAAGAACCCACGGTCCGGGATCCCCGGAGGCAAAAGCGGCTTCGAGCTGGACGCTGGCAAAGGTAAGCGCGAGCCAGCCCGGAATGCGACCCAGCAGGCTGGCGCCGAAAAAGTCGGCGAAGCGTATCCCGGCGGCGCCGACGAAAAGGTTCACCAGGGTAAAGGGCGCGACAGGCAGCAGCCGGAGCACGAGGACCGTGAGAAAGCCGCGGCGTGCCGCGTGGCGGATGACGGACTTCAACCGCGGAGCGGTAAAGCCCTCCAGCACTTCCCGGCCCGCGAGCCGCCCGATGGTAAAGGCGACTGCGGCGCTGACGAGCCACCCGGCCAGCGCGTAGAGATTTCCCGCGATCGGCCCGAAGGTCATGACGGTCGCGAGGGTCAGAGCCGTCGCCGGAACGAACGCGAGGCTGGCGAGGACGTAGGCGCCGACGACCACGTACGCGGCCGCCGGATCATTTCGGATCGACTCCTGCCACGCGGCGATTGCCGCGGGATCGATCCAGGCGGCGAGCGGGGTCCAGCGCCAAAGCAGGAAGAGCAAAAGGAAAAGGAGCGCCGCGCCCGCACGCTTGCAGCGGCCAGCGAAGGCAGGTTCCGGCGTAATCGGAGCCGGCCGTGAAAGCGATTGATCGCGCATGTGGTTTCAGGTTAAAGGGTCGGCCCTGTTGGCGCAAGCCTTCCACGGGAGCCGCTGTGCGGTTTCCACTTCTTCGCGTCGATCCCGGATTCAGGTTGCCGTCGACGCGGGCACCCTGGCCGCACCGCCTCCCCTGCGCAGCGGAGGCGACGATCGGGCCACTTCGATTAAACGCCGGTGCTCGATTGAACGGCGAAGCGGCGATAGGTCGACGAACGTTGCAATAATTGACTGCGGGCAACCCCCGTGTTACGAAGCAAAAACTTCGCGAGGAAGACACGTGGGGCTGAAATTCGAGGAGTTGAGATCGCTGGATCTGCGCCGATGCGCCAGCGCAGGAGATATCGTCGCCGCGATGCGCCACTGCGCCTTCGGAGCGCGCATGCTGGGAGAGATGGCGACGACTCTGCACCAGTTGATCCTCGACCGCGAGCGGCCTCTGGTGATCTACGACGGCCTGCCGGATTCCCCCCTGGGCCGTCTTCTCGCGCGCTTCGTCGAGCGCGGCTGGTGCCGCAAGATCCTCCGGCCCGAACAGTACGCCCGGCGCGCAAGCGGCAAGGAGACGGTGCTGGTGGTCGGCGGATTCTCTGAACGGCACGCCGACGCGGTCTACCGCAAGCCCTCGCGCGCGCTGTTCATCAATCAGTTCGATCTCGCCCGCCCCGGCCAGATCCGGGACGGCTACTTTCCCGACGCGGTCTTCGCCGATCCGCGGCTGGTGCTTCCGGTGATCGACTGCGCGCTTACGGAATGGCTGGACGGGCGGCGCTGGTCGGCGGGTCGGCTGCTCGCGAGCCTCGGCGCCTACGGCGGCGTCGCTTCGCAGGTCGCTCGGGCGGCAACCGCGCTGCAGCGGATGGTGCAGGATCGCGACTGTCTCCGCTTCCTGACCGTCAGCGGAGCGATGACGGTCGGCAAGATGGACCTGGTGATCTGCGACATGATCGAGCACGGTTTCATCGACGCGATCACCTCCACGGGCGCGCTCATGGCTCACGGCCTGGTGTCGTCGATCGGGCTCAAGCACTACAAGTACGATCCGTCCTACGACGACACGACGCTGGCGCGCCACCGCCTGAATCGCGTGACCGACACCCTGGAACCGGAAACCAACCTCGACAGCGTCGAAGAGGTGATCGGCAAGGTGATCGAGCCGATCGACGGATCACGCCCGATCAGCCCCGCGATCCTGAACCGGCACATCGGGCGATACCTCGCGCGCCGGTTTCCGCGGGAGCGCGGCATCCTGAAGTCCGCCTACCAGCACGGCGTTCCGGTCTTCGTTCCCGCCTTCGTCGACTCGGAGCTGGGAAACGATCTCTACATCCACAACCTCAAGCGCCGCCGGCGCGGCCGCAAGCCGATCCTGATCGACCACGAGATCGACAGCAGGGAGCTGATTCGCCTGGTGACCGGGGCGAAGCGATTCGGCATCTTCACGATCGGCGGCGGCGTGCCGCGCAACAACGTCCAGAACGTCGCCCCCTTGATCGAGATCATCAACGAGCGGCTGGGAGCGATCTATCCGGAGCGCCGCTTCCACTACGGCATTCGCATCTGCCCCGACCGGCCGCACTTCGGCCATCTGTCAGGGTGCACCTATTCGGAAAACGAGTCCTGGCGCAAGGCGGCGCCCGACGGCGTCTACGCGGAGGTGCAGGCGGACGCGACGCAGGTGTGGCCGTTTCTCGTGAAATTTCTGATGGACAACACCGCGGGCTCCGGCCGGACCGCCCGCGACGGCGAAAGGAGGAAGAAACCGTGAAGCCGCGGGCCATCCTGGTGTTCGTCTTCTGGACGCTTTTCCATGCGGACGCGCGATCGCAGGAAATCGTCGACATCGCCCACAGCGCGCTCTCGGCATCCCAGGCGATCCTGTTCGTCACCCGGGACGCCGGCATCTTCAGGAAGTACAACCTCGAACCGCGCATCATTTACATCGTCGGCGGGCCCACCAACACGGCGGCCTTGATCTCGGGGAGCGTCGACTTCAACATCTTCGCCGGCCCGGCCTCGGTCGCCGCCAATCTCGGAGGCGCGGATACCGTGCTCCTCATGACGTTCGTGAACACCCTCGAGCACGCGGTCTTCACGCACCCGTCGATCACGAAACCCTCCGATCTCAGGGGCAAGCGGATCGGCATCGCCCGGCCCGGCTCGGCTGACCACTACGCGGCGACCGTCGCGTTGAGAAAATGGAATCTCGATCCGGAAAAATCGGTGAACCTCATCTCGATCGGCGGTCCACCCGACCGCTACCTGGCGCTCCAGGCCGGGCGCGTGGACGCTATCCTCATCCAGCCCCCGCTGACGACCCGGGCCCAGAAGGCAGGCTTTCAGCGGCTCGCCGCTCTCGTCGACTTCGGCGTCGACTACGTCGGTACCTCGCTCGGCACCACCCGCGCCGTGATCCGGAAGAAAGAAGAGCTGGTGCGCCGCGTGGTCTCGGCTTTCGTCGAGGGCATTCATTTCTACAAGACCAACAAGGAAGCGAGCCTCAGGACGATCGCCAGGCTCATGAGAACCCAGGACGCGGAGGCTCTGGAGGAAGCCTACAGCGCGTATGCCGTGAAGTTCATGGCGCGCGTTCCCTACCCGACCACCAGGGGAGTGGAAGCCGTGCTCGAGGACCTGGCCAAGAACAACCCGAAGGCCAAAGGCGCGGACCCCCGCCGATTCGTCGAGCCGCGATTCTTAAAGGAGCTCGAGGACAGCGGCTTCATCAGCCGGCTCTACGGGAAATAGTCGCCGGAGACCCTCGGCTTCAGCGCGCGGGCTCGACGTCGAGCGCCGACCGTTCGGTGCCGACCGCGATCCGGTCGTGCACCTTGCGGATGCCGGATACCCCATGGGCGGCGCTCACGGCTGCGGCCCTCTGACTGTCGGATGCGACCCGGCCGCTCAGGTAAGCCGTGCTCCCGGTAACCGACACCTCGACACCGCGGACGGCCCGGGCATGGATCGCCTTGAGGATCTCGAATTCCAGCCGCTCGTCTCCGCGCTCGAGGTCGACTCGCGGGGCGGATTCGACGGCAACCCGGTCGATAACCGACGTGACAGCCGGCACCGCGCGCACCGCCCGCAGCGCCGCCTGCTTCTGGCGTTCGGTCGCCACGCGCCCCTCGAGACGGGCGATGCCGTCCTTGACGGAGACCCTGACCCCTTCGATCGCCCGGTTCGCGATCGCGCGCCGCGCCAGGTCCTCCGCGGAAGCCGAGCCATCGTTTTTATCGTCCGCCGGGAAAGGCCGGGCTGGGGCCCCACGTTCCGCAGTTGAATCCTTCGGCGCCGCGACGGCTGCAGAATCGGACAGCGACTCCGTCGGGATCTCGCGTTGGGCGGGAACAGGGGCCTGGTGTTCCGCTTCCCGAAGCGTGCTCGCGCCGGGCGGAACAGAGAGCGGCGCGTCGCGGTCGACTCTCGCCTGCGCCAGGCGCCGGCTGAGATCGGAGAGCGCGGAGTCGAAGCTCGGATAGAGCATGGCGCCTGCGACCGCGGTCGCGACCGCCGCAGCCGTCCCGCTCCAGAGCGCCGCACGGTCTCCCCGCCGCCGCCGGCCGGCGACCGTCGCCTCGAATTCCGGGAACTCCCTCCTTCCCTCCCCCGCCTCCACGGAGAGAAGAGAGGTTGGCGACGGCTGCGTGTCGGCCGGAGCGGCTTTTTTCGCACCGGGAAGCAGGCGAAGATCGACGGCTGCCTCCTCCACCATCGCCCGGCTCACTCGCTGCCGCGTTGTGGCGTACCCGGTGACCAGTGCCTGATCGCAAAGCAGGTTGATCAGCCGCGGCACCCCGCGGCTGTATTTCCACACCGCGCGGACCGCCCCCCGATCGAAAAGCGCTTCTCGCCCGCACCCGGCCCGCCTGAGGCGCATGCCGATGTAGCTGTCGACTTCCGCTTCTCCCAGGGATTTCAACCGCAACCACAACGCCACCCGCTGCCGCAACTGCCGCATGTCCGCTCCCGCCAACCGCTCCTCCAGCTCCGGCTGTCCCGCCAGCACCATCTGCAAGAGCTTTTCCTTTTCTGTCTCGAGATTGCTCAGCAGGCAGAGCCCCTCCAACGCCTCCTCGCTCAGCTCCTGCGCCTCGTCGATCAAAAGCGCCACCCGCCGACCCCTGCGCGCCCGGGACGCCAAATATTCCCGCAAACAGCCCCATGCCGCCCTCCACCCTTCGCCCATGTTCCCCAACCCAAGCTCCCCTCCTATCTCGCGCAACAACTCGTGGAATCCGACCTGGCCGCTCACCCCGCTCACGCAGGCCACATCGACGTCCTCTGCCAGCGCTCCCATCAGCCGCCGCAACAGCATCGTCTTGCCCGTCCCGACCTCCCCCACGAGCACCACGATCCCCTTGCCTTGCTCCACTCCGTAGCGCAACCCCGCAAACGCCTCCCGATAGATCTCGTTCTCGTAATAAAACCCAGGGTCCGGCGTCACGCTGAACGGCCGCTCGCGAAAACCGAAGTACTCCAGATACATCCCGGCCTCTCACCCGGCGAGCTTGTCGCCCTCCCCGGACGGAGCGCTCGCGCTGGCCCGCGCCGCAAGCACCGAAGCTCCCGGCGGGCGGCGTCGACCGTGGCGGCCGGTGAAGAGCGCGTGCAGGGCGCGCATGCTCCCCGGGTCGCAAAGCAGCCTTCTTTTCTCGGCCGCGGTAAGCGTCTCCAGTCCCAGCCTGAGCGCTTTCGACAGCAGTCCCCGATTCAGCGGCCGCGGAACGCTTCCCGCCCGGCCGCGAAGACGGAGGTGAAGGGCGTTGGCGTACGGATCCATGACGGCACGGGCGAATCCGCGGGCATCGGCCCGCTGCGCTTGCAGCTCCGCCAGAGTCTTCTCGAGGTCGAGCAGAACGGGCGGCGGCGCCGATTCTTCGGGAATCACGAACAGGCGCCAGCGCCTGAAGCGGCGGCCCAGGGCGACGCGGCTCGAATAGACGGAGAGCGTCGCCGAGAGCAACAGCGAGGCCGCTACGGGCGCGAGCCACCAGCCATAGAGCGTATTTACCCGCGTCACGATGCCGATCCAGAGAAGGGAAAAGAGCATCGACGTCCCGTGGTAGCGGAGGGCTTCCCCCCAGCCGATCTCGCAGTCCTCGCGCCGCTGGCTCCCCCACGCGATCCGGCGACCGAGGAGCGTGGCGACGACGAACTTGCTGTGGAACCACATCCGGACCGGCGCGAGCATCATCGAGATCACGATCTCCAGCGCCACGCTGGCGCAAAGCGCCGCGGCTCCCCCGAAAAGATCGGCGCGGCGCTGCCGGACGATCAGCGCGAGGGCGAGGAGCTTCGGGAGCAGCAGGAGCACGGCGGTCGTGCCGACCAGCGCGATCGCCCACTGCGGATTCCACCGGGGCCAGAGCGGAAACAACGCGGGCTGCGGCGAGAAGTAGCTGGGCGGCAGGAGCGCGTCGGCGGTGATTTCGGCGGTGCACAGCACGAGAAACAGGAACCACAGCAGCGCCGAAACGTAGGACATCACGCCCATGAGGAAGACGTCGCGATGTCCGCCCCGGATTCCGTCGCCCGCCAGCAATTTCAGGTGCTGCAGGTTTCCCTGGCACCACCGCCGGTCGCGCTTCAGCTCGTCGAGCAATGTGGGGGGCGTTTCCTCGTAGCTACCGGACGGCTCGCAGAAAAGCCACACTTCCCAGCCCCCACGGCCGATCAGCGCGGCCTCGACGAAGTCGTGGCTCAGGATTTCCCCGCCGAGCGGAGGCTTTCCCGGCAGGCGCGGCAGGCCGCAGTGAGCGATGAACGGCGCGATGCGCAGGATCGCGTTGTGGCCCCAATAGCAGCTTTCGCCGAGCTGCCAGAAATAAAGGCCGGCTGCGAGCATCGGCCCGTACGCCCGGTTGGCGAACTGCTGGACGCGGGCGAAGAGCGATTCCCGGTTAACGGTAGCGGGCAGCGACTGGAGAATGCCGACGCGCGGGTTGCGCTCCATCGTCCGCGCCATGCGGACGATGGTCTCGCCGCTCATCACGCTGTCCGCGTCGAGGACCGCCATGTAGTCGTAATCCCTTCCCCAGCGGCGCAGGAAATCCGCGATGTTGCCGCTCTTCCGCTTGATCCTGGCCCTGCGGTGCCGGTAGAAAAGGCGGCCGGAAGCTCCCAGTCGGCGGCACGCACGGGCCCAGGCGAGCTCTTCCTCCACCTGGATGTCCGGATCCGAGGTGTCACTGAGCACGAAAAAGTCGAAGCGGTCGATCTCTCCCGTGGCTTCGAGCGAGCGATAGACGGCTTCCAGGCCCGCGAAAACGCGCTCCACGTTTTCGTTGCAAATCGGCATCAGAACCGCCGTTCGCGAGCGCAGCGGAGCCCGCTCGCTCCCGCGCTCGAGCCCCGCCGTCACCGTCCGGGTGCCGTGTTTCCACAGCGTGGCGAAGCCGGCAACGGCCGTCCAGAAGCCGAGCGAGATCCAGGAGAACAGAACACCGAAAAGCGTAACGAGCATCAGCTCGGATCGGTCGAGCCATGGATAGGGAAAGGTCTGCGTCAGCGACCAGCTGGCGAGAACCGTCTGCGATGAGATCAGAAGCGCCAGCATGGCCCGCCGGCGCCGGACGCGCCGCTGCCAGTGGGGTCTCGCCTCCGGCGCCGCCGGCTTCTCCAACGGCGTTCGGAGCGTCGCACGGGCGAGCGCGCGCCACAGGCGCCGGATCGGGTTTCTCTCCATCCGGGGCGGGGAAATCGATATCCGGTGGATCGCCGGCATCGAGATCGGCCTGGGTTTCCTTCGCTCCCCGGAGTGCGGTTCGCCGTGGCGCTGGCCGTCGCTCGTGAGCGACCATGGCTCGATGCCGGTCCGGCGCGAA
The sequence above is a segment of the Candidatus Zixiibacteriota bacterium genome. Coding sequences within it:
- a CDS encoding RNA-binding protein, which gives rise to MSNKLYVGGLPYSVTSDQLQEIFASHGTVESAAVIADKFTGQSRGFGFVEMSSGAEAQSAIQALNGTELEGRTLTVNEAKPLVRRDAGRDGRTHGNRSGRNRW
- a CDS encoding DUF72 domain-containing protein; the protein is MGTDIRIGTCGYAYPGPPPKGWFGAFYPEGMPSRWDPLEYYARIFTTVEINSSFYGPPSERTAAAWASKTPRDFLFTLKLWQKFTHPSRIGHGSSAGSWEPVGPADVDKMRAALDPLQDAGKLGALVLQYPPSFDRAPQNLERLESTLSLFPYCPKAIELRHKSWSDELEKTREIVERHRAAWIVIDEPKFAASIRQPFEPVGSLFYFRAHGRNARTWWRHSESWERYDYCYSRAEIRQLAAKIANASSRPGLRASFVFFNNHARASAAANAVMMAQELGVPLRAMPPEAMLAQFPELIPGGSGVDLAGRRR
- a CDS encoding cupin domain-containing protein, with product MILSRNADVRALTVKTIEGKPMRGELLVKPLIKGDEMTLLEIHYEPGVGAPLHVHSHESLAYVVKGKVKMTVGQEEYILGPGDVCRHPQGVPHAVEGLENSIVVEIKSPAPEIASFLGT
- a CDS encoding hemerythrin domain-containing protein, with translation MRHPSLIPLSHDHHHGLALALRCRKQALGQIRPAGAEGVRQRVREAREFYERNLVPHFCAEEKVLFPWLRARAADSGALIDRLVAEHRRLAAAFEALEETGDAARRLFDLGDLLERHIRAEERQLFPLYEKNVRGEEGDRIGGEIERALERGAKVSP
- a CDS encoding CoA transferase yields the protein MSGALAGIRIIEMASYVTGPFAGQLLADMGAEVIKIEEPERGDPFRGWGDRNYSATFCSLNRNKKSVTLDLRRDEARAVALQLAARADVLIENFRPGTMDKRGLGYDHVREVNPEIIYCSISGFGQKGPYRDLPGYDTIGQARSGLLSLLTDPDRPQGMGISFSDHLTGIYACYGILAALVHRMATGKGQRVETSLLRASISFVGENAARYFETGHVPRRAHRTRTAGVFAFVDSEGRPFVLHMSSPDKFWRAMFQVAGRPEWADDPRFRDRKGRIENHDALSEMLQEIFRGGRREDWLQKLQAADVPAAPLNTLDEVFADPQVREYGFPVEVEHPRMGRVKMVGSAVDLSRTPPRIDRPPPVLGEHTEEVLKAHGYDDAAVADLRAKRVI
- a CDS encoding VTT domain-containing protein, which codes for MLFLLWRWTPLAAWIDPAAIAAWQESIRNDPAAAYVVVGAYVLASLAFVPATALTLATVMTFGPIAGNLYALAGWLVSAAVAFTIGRLAGREVLEGFTAPRLKSVIRHAARRGFLTVLVLRLLPVAPFTLVNLFVGAAGIRFADFFGASLLGRIPGWLALTFASVQLEAAFASGDPGPWVLLGLLAVVLPPAAAFVGRRLGLEDRLAPDRGSGGDTHP
- a CDS encoding deoxyhypusine synthase family protein, which produces MGLKFEELRSLDLRRCASAGDIVAAMRHCAFGARMLGEMATTLHQLILDRERPLVIYDGLPDSPLGRLLARFVERGWCRKILRPEQYARRASGKETVLVVGGFSERHADAVYRKPSRALFINQFDLARPGQIRDGYFPDAVFADPRLVLPVIDCALTEWLDGRRWSAGRLLASLGAYGGVASQVARAATALQRMVQDRDCLRFLTVSGAMTVGKMDLVICDMIEHGFIDAITSTGALMAHGLVSSIGLKHYKYDPSYDDTTLARHRLNRVTDTLEPETNLDSVEEVIGKVIEPIDGSRPISPAILNRHIGRYLARRFPRERGILKSAYQHGVPVFVPAFVDSELGNDLYIHNLKRRRRGRKPILIDHEIDSRELIRLVTGAKRFGIFTIGGGVPRNNVQNVAPLIEIINERLGAIYPERRFHYGIRICPDRPHFGHLSGCTYSENESWRKAAPDGVYAEVQADATQVWPFLVKFLMDNTAGSGRTARDGERRKKP
- a CDS encoding ABC transporter substrate-binding protein is translated as MKPRAILVFVFWTLFHADARSQEIVDIAHSALSASQAILFVTRDAGIFRKYNLEPRIIYIVGGPTNTAALISGSVDFNIFAGPASVAANLGGADTVLLMTFVNTLEHAVFTHPSITKPSDLRGKRIGIARPGSADHYAATVALRKWNLDPEKSVNLISIGGPPDRYLALQAGRVDAILIQPPLTTRAQKAGFQRLAALVDFGVDYVGTSLGTTRAVIRKKEELVRRVVSAFVEGIHFYKTNKEASLRTIARLMRTQDAEALEEAYSAYAVKFMARVPYPTTRGVEAVLEDLAKNNPKAKGADPRRFVEPRFLKELEDSGFISRLYGK
- a CDS encoding AAA family ATPase produces the protein MYLEYFGFRERPFSVTPDPGFYYENEIYREAFAGLRYGVEQGKGIVVLVGEVGTGKTMLLRRLMGALAEDVDVACVSGVSGQVGFHELLREIGGELGLGNMGEGWRAAWGCLREYLASRARRGRRVALLIDEAQELSEEALEGLCLLSNLETEKEKLLQMVLAGQPELEERLAGADMRQLRQRVALWLRLKSLGEAEVDSYIGMRLRRAGCGREALFDRGAVRAVWKYSRGVPRLINLLCDQALVTGYATTRQRVSRAMVEEAAVDLRLLPGAKKAAPADTQPSPTSLLSVEAGEGRREFPEFEATVAGRRRRGDRAALWSGTAAAVATAVAGAMLYPSFDSALSDLSRRLAQARVDRDAPLSVPPGASTLREAEHQAPVPAQREIPTESLSDSAAVAAPKDSTAERGAPARPFPADDKNDGSASAEDLARRAIANRAIEGVRVSVKDGIARLEGRVATERQKQAALRAVRAVPAVTSVIDRVAVESAPRVDLERGDERLEFEILKAIHARAVRGVEVSVTGSTAYLSGRVASDSQRAAAVSAAHGVSGIRKVHDRIAVGTERSALDVEPAR